A part of Microbacterium atlanticum genomic DNA contains:
- a CDS encoding MarR family winged helix-turn-helix transcriptional regulator, whose product MSTPDTRAARTEAVRALEAEFGELISRFRRVISENANRLSPGMLPAAYKVFTTIVRRPGITTSALAETLLADKGQISRTVRELEQLGLIQRTPDPDDGRSHQLSPTAFGLERLAEARAPHESALVDALEEWPLEDIRNLTRLLHALTAGETP is encoded by the coding sequence ATGAGCACCCCAGACACCCGAGCGGCGCGCACCGAGGCGGTGCGCGCCCTCGAGGCGGAGTTCGGAGAGCTGATCAGCCGCTTCCGCCGTGTCATCAGCGAGAACGCGAACCGGCTGAGCCCGGGCATGCTGCCCGCTGCGTACAAGGTGTTCACCACGATCGTCCGACGGCCGGGGATCACGACGTCCGCACTCGCCGAGACCCTCCTGGCCGACAAGGGACAGATCAGCCGCACCGTGCGCGAGCTCGAGCAGCTGGGCCTCATACAGCGCACGCCCGACCCCGATGACGGCAGGTCCCACCAGCTCTCGCCGACCGCCTTCGGGCTGGAGCGCCTCGCCGAGGCGCGCGCTCCGCACGAGAGCGCCCTGGTCGACGCACTCGAGGAATGGCCTCTGGAGGACATCCGCAACCTCACGCGGCTGCTGCACGCCCTCACCGCGGGCGAGACACCCTAG
- a CDS encoding NADP-dependent oxidoreductase — MRIRPLRSTPEAPLTEVTAPPDAMRAMVVDAPGAPDALREASVPVPSPVLSELLVRVVAAGVNPIDAKTRSGAGVSAAIGSFPATLGYDFSGIVVKSPYESHPFPPGTEVFGMAAFPRTPGAYAEYVVAPTLSVARKPSSLSHVEAAGVPLAALTAWGLVVETAHAHEGQRVLIHAGSGGVGHFAVQFAAYFGAHVTVTTSARNASWLRELGAAVVIDYTTTRFEEVVAEVDVVIDLVGNVSGDTGTRSLAALRPGGLYVLVPTGSWPGYAAAAAAVGVRATSYKVIPDGGSLATIARLLDSGAVQVYIERVYELPEAAAAHRAIEAGHTRGKLVLRMSDG, encoded by the coding sequence ATGAGGATCCGGCCGCTGCGATCGACGCCCGAAGCCCCGCTCACCGAGGTGACCGCACCCCCGGACGCCATGCGGGCGATGGTCGTGGACGCGCCGGGCGCGCCCGACGCGCTGCGTGAGGCATCCGTACCCGTCCCCTCCCCCGTGCTCAGCGAACTGCTCGTGCGCGTGGTCGCAGCCGGCGTGAACCCCATCGACGCCAAGACGCGCTCGGGCGCCGGCGTGTCGGCCGCGATCGGCTCGTTCCCCGCCACGCTGGGCTACGACTTCAGCGGCATCGTCGTGAAGAGCCCGTACGAGTCGCATCCCTTCCCGCCGGGCACCGAGGTGTTCGGCATGGCGGCCTTCCCCCGCACCCCCGGCGCCTACGCCGAGTACGTCGTCGCCCCGACGCTGTCGGTCGCGCGCAAGCCGTCCTCACTGTCGCATGTCGAGGCGGCGGGGGTCCCGCTGGCGGCGCTGACGGCCTGGGGGCTCGTGGTCGAGACTGCCCATGCGCACGAGGGGCAGCGGGTGCTGATCCACGCCGGCAGCGGCGGGGTGGGGCACTTCGCGGTGCAGTTCGCCGCCTACTTCGGGGCGCACGTGACGGTGACGACCTCGGCCCGCAACGCCTCCTGGCTCCGCGAGCTCGGGGCGGCCGTCGTCATCGACTACACGACCACGCGCTTCGAGGAGGTGGTGGCCGAGGTCGACGTCGTGATCGACCTGGTCGGGAACGTCTCGGGCGACACCGGCACGCGCTCGCTCGCGGCGCTGCGCCCGGGCGGCCTCTACGTCCTGGTCCCGACCGGTTCGTGGCCCGGCTACGCCGCGGCGGCCGCTGCGGTCGGCGTCCGCGCGACGTCGTATAAGGTGATCCCCGACGGCGGATCGCTAGCCACGATCGCCCGCCTGCTGGACTCCGGGGCGGTGCAGGTCTACATCGAGCGGGTGTACGAGCTGCCGGAGGCCGCCGCGGCGCACCGCGCGATCGAGGCCGGGCACACCCGCGGCAAGCTCGTCCTCCGCATGAGCGACGGCTGA
- a CDS encoding LysR family transcriptional regulator ArgP — protein sequence MRIPFELAQTLAVVVDEGTLDAAARRLHLTPSAVSQRVKALEEQLGRLLLVRSKPARPTEAGRTVIRLARQTTLLEHDALAELGGDPGDTALASVPLAVNADSLATWFLEPLARLSQRHPVVFDLHRDDQDFTAGLLESGTVMGAVTSRAAPVPGCRASVLGAMRYEAVATPTFAERWLTGDRSAALAAAPVVDFDRRDDLQNEWLTAQGVDPARPPRHYVPASNDFATAVRLGLGWAMLPRFQSHAALDRGELVLLGGPGVDVVLHWQQWNLRSPLLDAIAEAIVAEGRRVLAPVP from the coding sequence ATGCGCATCCCGTTCGAACTGGCACAGACCCTGGCCGTCGTCGTCGACGAGGGCACGCTCGACGCCGCGGCCCGGCGCCTCCATCTGACGCCTTCCGCCGTCAGCCAGCGGGTGAAGGCGCTCGAGGAGCAGCTCGGCCGACTGCTGCTGGTGCGGTCGAAGCCCGCGCGGCCCACCGAGGCCGGACGGACGGTGATCCGCCTGGCTCGACAGACGACGCTGCTCGAGCACGATGCACTCGCCGAGCTCGGCGGGGATCCGGGTGACACGGCGCTCGCGAGCGTGCCCCTGGCGGTCAATGCCGACTCCCTGGCGACGTGGTTCCTCGAGCCGCTCGCCCGCCTCTCGCAGCGGCATCCGGTCGTCTTCGACCTGCACCGCGACGACCAGGACTTCACGGCCGGCCTGCTGGAGTCGGGGACGGTGATGGGCGCGGTGACCTCGCGAGCCGCGCCAGTGCCGGGCTGCCGCGCATCCGTGCTGGGCGCCATGCGGTACGAGGCCGTCGCCACGCCGACCTTCGCGGAACGCTGGCTGACCGGCGACCGCTCCGCTGCCCTCGCCGCAGCACCCGTGGTCGACTTCGACCGCCGCGACGACCTCCAGAACGAGTGGCTGACGGCACAAGGCGTCGACCCCGCACGCCCGCCGCGTCACTACGTTCCGGCGTCGAACGATTTCGCCACGGCGGTGCGACTCGGCCTCGGCTGGGCGATGCTGCCGCGCTTCCAGTCGCACGCCGCGCTCGACCGCGGCGAGCTCGTGCTGCTCGGCGGGCCGGGGGTGGACGTCGTCCTGCACTGGCAGCAGTGGAATCTCCGATCCCCGCTGCTGGACGCCATCGCCGAGGCGATCGTCGCCGAGGGTCGCCGGGTGCTCGCCCCCGTGCCGTGA
- the lysE gene encoding L-lysine exporter translates to MLLKNRELDYTSAGSYRRSVLSPLVAGLGLGFSLIIAIGAQNLFVLRQGMRREHVLAVATVCAVSDALLIALGVSGIGLVLQAVPWLVDVVRWAGATFLVTYGVLAARRAWRPSGRALGGADPTPTPPSAGSDPDAGSGAESPASVSARTTTAAPRTRLRVVLLTCLALTWLNPHVYLDTVFLLGGVANTHGDQRWLFAAGAMAASVIWFFGLAVGARLLGRWLSTPRAWRILDAVIAVVMIALGVGLVLPH, encoded by the coding sequence ATGCTACTGAAGAACCGTGAGCTGGACTACACGTCGGCGGGTTCGTACCGTCGAAGCGTGCTCTCCCCGCTCGTCGCCGGCCTCGGTCTCGGCTTCTCGCTCATCATCGCCATCGGCGCGCAGAACCTCTTCGTGCTCCGCCAAGGCATGCGCCGCGAGCACGTGCTGGCGGTGGCGACCGTGTGCGCCGTCTCCGACGCGCTCCTCATCGCGCTGGGTGTATCAGGAATCGGTCTCGTGCTTCAGGCTGTGCCGTGGCTGGTCGACGTCGTCCGGTGGGCGGGCGCGACGTTCCTGGTCACCTACGGCGTGCTCGCGGCGCGGCGCGCATGGCGTCCGTCCGGCCGTGCGCTGGGCGGCGCCGACCCGACCCCGACCCCTCCGTCGGCCGGGAGCGACCCTGACGCCGGATCAGGCGCCGAGTCGCCGGCATCCGTCTCCGCCCGCACGACGACCGCCGCCCCCCGCACGCGGCTGAGAGTCGTGCTTCTCACCTGCCTCGCGTTGACGTGGCTCAACCCCCACGTCTACCTCGACACGGTGTTCCTGCTCGGCGGAGTCGCGAACACGCACGGCGATCAGCGCTGGCTGTTCGCCGCCGGCGCCATGGCCGCCAGCGTGATCTGGTTCTTCGGTCTCGCCGTCGGCGCGCGGCTGCTCGGCCGCTGGCTCTCGACACCGCGCGCGTGGCGCATCCTGGACGCCGTGATCGCGGTCGTCATGATCGCACTGGGCGTGGGCCTCGTGCTGCCGCACTGA
- a CDS encoding iron chaperone — protein sequence MGTVDDLLEELDRADRPSIERIYAIAREEVPESEQGSGYGMPALVYRGKPLVSVMRAKKHIGVYPFSPAAVTAVAGALADHPGIGLEKGTIRFQPEHPLPDEVVRAMVVARKEEIDG from the coding sequence ATGGGAACGGTGGACGATCTGCTGGAGGAGCTCGACCGCGCCGACCGACCCTCGATCGAGCGGATCTACGCGATCGCCCGGGAGGAGGTGCCCGAGTCGGAGCAGGGCTCCGGCTACGGGATGCCGGCGCTGGTGTACCGCGGCAAGCCGCTGGTCTCGGTCATGCGCGCGAAGAAGCACATCGGTGTGTACCCCTTCAGTCCGGCCGCCGTCACCGCCGTCGCCGGCGCCCTCGCGGATCACCCGGGCATCGGCCTGGAGAAGGGCACGATCCGGTTCCAGCCGGAGCATCCGCTTCCGGATGAGGTGGTGCGGGCGATGGTCGTCGCCCGGAAGGAAGAGATCGACGGCTGA
- a CDS encoding acylphosphatase, protein MRRVHVTVRGEVQGVGYRYTLRMVAREAGVAGWVRNRHDGSVEAEVEGTPGQVDEVLAWMAEGPPGSLVESATVTDAAPTGERGFEVRPTG, encoded by the coding sequence ATGAGACGCGTGCACGTGACGGTCCGCGGCGAGGTGCAGGGCGTGGGCTACCGGTACACCCTGCGCATGGTCGCGCGCGAAGCGGGTGTCGCCGGCTGGGTGCGCAACCGGCACGACGGCTCCGTCGAGGCCGAGGTCGAGGGCACTCCCGGTCAGGTCGACGAGGTGCTCGCGTGGATGGCCGAGGGACCCCCGGGTTCGCTCGTGGAGTCGGCGACGGTGACGGATGCCGCCCCCACCGGTGAGCGCGGCTTCGAGGTGCGACCGACCGGCTGA
- a CDS encoding amino acid ABC transporter ATP-binding protein — translation MSPIDPSHDDALAPPSPADDRPLLTVTGLTKSFGDNRVLDGVDLEVRRGEVVVLIGPSGSGKTTVLRSLNGLETPEAGTVSFAEGPRVDFAQPVSKADRIALRDRSAMVFQHHNLFPHRTVLQNVIEGPVYAHGVPKAEAVARAEALLERVGLSEKRDAYPFELSGGQQQRVGIVRALALQPSLLLFDEPTSALDSELVGEVLLVLKELAEEGWTMLIVTHELAFARQVADEVLFFDGGVVVERGAPKELFTDPRHERTRRFVHRLLRPFEEE, via the coding sequence ATGTCGCCCATTGACCCCTCGCACGACGACGCCCTCGCTCCACCTTCGCCGGCCGACGACCGGCCGCTGTTGACGGTCACCGGGCTGACGAAGAGCTTCGGCGACAATCGCGTCCTCGACGGCGTGGATCTCGAGGTGCGCCGCGGTGAGGTCGTCGTGCTCATCGGTCCGAGCGGCTCGGGCAAGACGACCGTGCTCCGGTCGCTCAACGGCCTCGAGACCCCAGAGGCCGGCACCGTGTCGTTCGCCGAAGGACCGAGGGTGGACTTCGCCCAGCCGGTGTCGAAAGCGGACCGCATCGCGCTGCGCGACCGTTCGGCCATGGTCTTCCAGCACCACAACCTCTTCCCCCATCGGACGGTGCTGCAGAACGTGATCGAGGGGCCGGTGTACGCGCACGGCGTGCCGAAGGCCGAGGCGGTCGCCCGCGCGGAGGCCCTGCTCGAGCGGGTGGGGCTGAGCGAGAAGCGCGACGCCTACCCGTTCGAGCTGTCCGGCGGTCAGCAGCAGCGCGTCGGGATCGTCCGCGCGCTCGCGCTGCAGCCCTCGCTGCTCCTCTTCGACGAGCCCACGAGCGCGCTGGACTCCGAGCTGGTCGGCGAGGTGCTGCTCGTGCTCAAGGAGCTCGCGGAAGAGGGATGGACGATGCTCATCGTCACCCACGAGCTGGCGTTCGCCCGTCAGGTCGCCGATGAGGTGCTGTTCTTCGACGGGGGCGTCGTCGTGGAACGCGGCGCGCCCAAGGAGCTGTTCACGGACCCCCGGCACGAGCGCACGCGGCGATTCGTCCATCGCCTGCTGCGCCCGTTCGAAGAGGAGTGA
- a CDS encoding amino acid ABC transporter permease encodes MDESIWSLLVDSFWPLLLAAITGTIPLALASFALGMVIAVAVALLRLSRNRVLSNIGRFYVSVIRGTPLLVQLFVIFYGMPSVGVVIDPWPAAIIAFSLNVGGYAAEIVRAAILSVPKGQWEAAHTVGYSQTRTLTRIVLPQAARVSVPPLSNTFISLVKDTSLASTILVTEMFRQAQQIAAFSFEVLPIYLEAALIYWLICLVLSTGQSALERRLDRYVAH; translated from the coding sequence ATGGACGAAAGCATCTGGTCACTGCTCGTCGATTCGTTCTGGCCGCTGCTGCTGGCCGCGATCACCGGCACGATCCCGCTCGCCCTCGCCTCGTTCGCGCTCGGCATGGTGATCGCCGTGGCGGTCGCGCTGCTGCGGCTGTCGCGTAACCGCGTGCTGTCGAACATCGGGCGCTTCTACGTCTCGGTGATCCGCGGCACGCCGCTGCTCGTGCAGCTCTTCGTCATCTTCTACGGGATGCCGTCGGTCGGGGTCGTCATCGACCCGTGGCCGGCGGCGATCATCGCCTTCTCGCTCAACGTCGGCGGGTACGCCGCTGAGATCGTCCGAGCGGCGATCCTCTCCGTCCCGAAGGGGCAGTGGGAGGCCGCGCACACCGTCGGCTACTCGCAGACCCGCACCCTCACCAGGATCGTGCTGCCGCAGGCGGCCCGCGTCTCGGTGCCGCCCCTGTCGAACACCTTCATCTCGCTGGTCAAGGACACCTCGCTGGCGTCCACGATCCTGGTCACCGAGATGTTCCGCCAGGCGCAGCAGATCGCCGCGTTCTCGTTCGAGGTGCTCCCGATCTACCTCGAGGCGGCCCTCATCTACTGGCTGATCTGCCTGGTGCTCTCCACCGGACAGAGCGCGCTCGAACGGAGGCTCGACCGCTATGTCGCCCATTGA
- a CDS encoding amino acid ABC transporter substrate-binding protein, giving the protein MSRRRITALALTAAAALALTACSSGSAAPAASGEGDDLGLVSAGTLTVATEGTYRPFSYHDESGDLVGFDVEIAEAVADKLGLEIQFEETQWDAIFAGLDAGRFDVIANQVSINPEREEKYLFSAPYTVSPGVIVVPEDDDSISSFDDLAGKTTAQSLTSNWYELAQSSGATVQAVEGWAQAVALLEQGRVDATINDSLTFLDYENTEGPTGLKIAAETDEPGLSAFALTQDKEALVEAIDGALAELREEGVLADISEKYFGADVTE; this is encoded by the coding sequence ATGTCACGCCGCCGTATCACCGCGCTCGCACTCACCGCCGCCGCCGCCCTCGCACTCACCGCCTGCAGCAGCGGCTCCGCAGCTCCCGCCGCCTCGGGCGAGGGCGACGACCTCGGTCTCGTGTCCGCGGGCACGCTCACCGTCGCCACCGAGGGCACCTACCGGCCCTTCAGCTACCACGACGAGTCGGGCGACCTCGTCGGCTTCGACGTCGAGATCGCCGAGGCCGTCGCCGACAAGCTCGGCCTCGAGATCCAGTTCGAGGAGACGCAGTGGGACGCGATCTTCGCCGGCCTCGACGCCGGGCGCTTCGACGTCATCGCCAATCAGGTGTCGATCAACCCGGAGCGCGAGGAGAAGTACCTCTTCAGCGCGCCGTACACCGTGTCGCCCGGCGTGATCGTCGTCCCGGAGGACGACGACTCCATCTCGAGCTTCGACGACCTCGCGGGCAAGACCACCGCGCAGTCGCTCACGAGCAACTGGTACGAGCTCGCCCAGTCCAGCGGCGCCACCGTCCAGGCCGTCGAGGGATGGGCGCAGGCCGTCGCGCTGCTGGAGCAGGGCCGCGTGGACGCCACCATCAACGACAGCCTCACCTTCCTCGACTACGAGAACACCGAAGGACCCACGGGGCTGAAGATCGCCGCCGAGACCGACGAACCGGGCCTCAGCGCCTTCGCGCTCACGCAGGACAAGGAGGCGCTCGTCGAGGCCATCGACGGCGCGCTCGCGGAGCTGCGCGAGGAGGGCGTGCTCGCCGACATCAGCGAGAAGTACTTCGGCGCCGACGTCACCGAGTAG
- a CDS encoding NAD(P)H-dependent flavin oxidoreductase, translating to MAATLQDLFGIDAPIVLGPFGGLSSIELTAAVSDAGGLGSYGLYGYSADRISDTIAALRSATPRPFAVNLWLPTGDEVTPGEVDLGPAIEGAAPLFDELGLAHPAPPVEFLPDVDAQLTAVLDAAPAVLSVVFGVPSDRLVAAAHSRGIRLIGTATSVAEAVALEAAGVDAVVATGAEAGGHRVSFLRPAEQSLVGTFALVPQVVDAVGVPVIAAGGIADRRGVAAAFALGASGAQVGSAFLRTRQSAATAAHRNALAAATDTGTVLTRAMSGRLARGIPNRAMRVLETAGVIAPFPAQNWLTGQFRAEAGRRGEGELVSLWAGQAAALAPSDDADEVFAELVAGVPGHTRGNPA from the coding sequence ATGGCCGCCACGCTCCAGGACCTGTTCGGCATCGACGCGCCCATCGTGCTCGGGCCGTTCGGCGGGCTCTCGTCCATCGAGCTCACCGCCGCGGTGAGTGACGCCGGCGGCCTGGGCTCGTACGGGCTGTACGGCTACTCCGCCGACCGGATCAGCGACACCATCGCCGCCCTCCGCTCCGCGACGCCCCGACCCTTCGCGGTCAACCTGTGGCTGCCGACGGGTGACGAGGTCACCCCGGGTGAGGTCGACCTCGGGCCGGCGATCGAGGGTGCGGCGCCGCTCTTCGACGAGCTGGGCCTGGCCCATCCCGCGCCGCCGGTCGAGTTCCTGCCCGACGTCGATGCGCAGCTGACGGCGGTGCTGGATGCCGCGCCCGCCGTGCTCAGCGTCGTCTTCGGCGTGCCCTCCGACCGGCTGGTGGCGGCCGCGCACAGCCGTGGCATCCGCCTCATCGGCACCGCCACCAGCGTCGCCGAAGCCGTCGCGCTGGAGGCGGCAGGAGTGGACGCGGTCGTCGCCACCGGCGCGGAGGCCGGAGGTCACCGGGTGTCGTTCCTGCGTCCGGCCGAGCAGTCGCTCGTGGGCACCTTCGCGCTCGTGCCGCAGGTGGTGGACGCGGTGGGGGTGCCGGTGATCGCTGCCGGCGGCATCGCCGACCGCCGCGGCGTGGCAGCGGCGTTCGCGCTGGGCGCCTCCGGGGCGCAGGTGGGCTCCGCCTTCCTGCGGACGCGCCAGTCCGCCGCGACCGCGGCCCACCGCAACGCGCTCGCGGCCGCGACCGACACCGGAACCGTGCTCACCCGGGCGATGAGCGGGCGCCTCGCACGCGGCATCCCGAACCGCGCCATGCGCGTCCTCGAGACCGCCGGCGTCATCGCTCCCTTCCCGGCGCAGAACTGGCTCACGGGGCAGTTCCGCGCGGAGGCGGGCCGACGGGGCGAGGGCGAGCTGGTGTCGCTCTGGGCCGGGCAGGCCGCCGCGCTCGCGCCGAGCGACGACGCGGACGAGGTGTTCGCCGAGCTCGTCGCCGGCGTTCCCGGGCACACCCGCGGCAATCCGGCGTAA
- the rplA gene encoding 50S ribosomal protein L1, whose product MATKSKAFQAAAAKIEADKFYTPTEAVALAKETGSAKFDSTVEVALKLSVDPRKADQMVRGTVILPHGTGKTARVIVFATGPAAEAAIAAGADEVGGAELIEKVAGGWTAFDAAVATPELMGQVGRLGKVLGPRGLMPNPKTGTVTPNPAKAVEEIKGGKIEFRVDKHANVHFVVGKASFSADQLDENLKAALEEIVRLKPSSSKGRYIQKGAVSTTFGPGIPLDVNALV is encoded by the coding sequence ATGGCAACCAAGTCCAAGGCCTTCCAGGCCGCTGCCGCCAAGATCGAGGCGGACAAGTTCTACACCCCGACCGAAGCCGTCGCCCTGGCGAAGGAGACCGGTTCGGCGAAGTTCGACTCGACCGTCGAGGTCGCACTCAAGCTCTCCGTCGACCCCCGCAAGGCGGACCAGATGGTGCGCGGCACCGTCATCCTCCCGCACGGCACCGGCAAGACCGCTCGCGTCATCGTGTTCGCCACCGGTCCGGCCGCTGAGGCCGCGATCGCCGCCGGCGCCGACGAGGTCGGCGGCGCCGAGCTCATCGAGAAGGTCGCCGGCGGATGGACCGCGTTCGACGCGGCCGTCGCCACGCCTGAGCTCATGGGCCAGGTCGGTCGCCTGGGCAAGGTGCTGGGCCCCCGCGGCCTCATGCCGAACCCCAAGACCGGCACGGTGACCCCGAACCCGGCCAAGGCCGTCGAGGAGATCAAGGGCGGAAAGATCGAGTTCCGCGTCGACAAGCACGCCAACGTGCACTTCGTCGTCGGCAAGGCGTCGTTCTCGGCCGACCAGCTCGACGAGAACCTCAAGGCCGCGCTCGAGGAGATCGTGCGCCTGAAGCCGTCGAGCTCGAAGGGCCGCTACATCCAGAAGGGCGCCGTGTCGACCACGTTCGGCCCCGGCATCCCGCTGGACGTCAACGCGCTCGTCTGA
- the rplK gene encoding 50S ribosomal protein L11 produces MAPKKKVTGLIKLQINAGAANPAPPIGPALGQHGVNIMEFCKAYNAATESQRGNVIPVEITVYEDRSFTFILKTPPAAELIKKAAGLQKGSATPHTTKVGKLTKDQVRQIAETKQPDLNANDLEAASKIIAGTARSMGITVED; encoded by the coding sequence ATGGCACCGAAGAAGAAGGTGACCGGCCTGATCAAGCTTCAGATCAACGCCGGTGCCGCCAACCCGGCGCCGCCGATCGGCCCCGCGCTCGGTCAGCATGGCGTCAACATCATGGAGTTCTGCAAGGCGTACAACGCGGCGACCGAGTCGCAGCGCGGCAACGTCATCCCCGTGGAGATCACCGTCTACGAGGACCGCAGCTTCACGTTCATCCTGAAGACCCCGCCGGCCGCCGAGCTCATCAAGAAGGCCGCCGGTCTGCAGAAGGGCTCGGCCACGCCGCACACCACCAAGGTGGGCAAGCTCACCAAAGACCAGGTGCGACAGATCGCCGAGACCAAGCAGCCCGACCTGAACGCGAACGACCTCGAGGCCGCCTCGAAGATCATCGCCGGCACCGCCCGTTCGATGGGCATCACGGTCGAGGACTGA
- the nusG gene encoding transcription termination/antitermination protein NusG: MTERYVDDADWATAAEQSSEDDEAQEGNVLAAEERSVEPAERLAIHIVDDSAEDDGDLDDIDIDDPEADAIVNDALNLDETAETEAAAEVINDSIAEEVAEREAEAADEVTPYDGPDVNGDEDEPALDEDFVSEVEAAESVVDEVEASVSPADAAEAPEVDESDEDEDPYEAFRTELRSLPGKWYVIHSYAGFERKVKANIEQRKSTLEVEEDIYQIEVPMEDVVEIKNGQRKMVTRVRIPGYVLVRMELNEDTWSVVRHTPGVTGFVGNAHNPTPLRFEEAFNMLKSLVEVKEVAGAKGGAAKKGGAAAARAIPAEVDFEVGETITIKEGSFAGLPGTISEIKPESGKLTVLVSLFERETPVELSFDQVTKL; this comes from the coding sequence GTGACTGAAAGATATGTCGACGACGCCGATTGGGCGACCGCCGCAGAGCAGTCGTCGGAGGACGACGAAGCCCAGGAGGGCAACGTCCTGGCGGCAGAGGAGCGCTCGGTCGAACCCGCTGAGCGTCTCGCGATCCACATCGTCGACGACTCCGCAGAGGACGACGGCGACCTGGACGACATCGACATCGACGACCCGGAGGCTGATGCCATCGTGAACGACGCCCTCAACCTCGACGAGACGGCCGAGACCGAAGCCGCCGCCGAAGTGATCAACGACTCCATCGCGGAGGAGGTCGCCGAGCGCGAGGCCGAGGCGGCCGACGAGGTCACGCCCTACGACGGCCCCGACGTGAACGGCGACGAGGACGAGCCGGCGCTCGACGAGGACTTCGTGTCGGAGGTCGAGGCTGCCGAGTCGGTCGTCGACGAGGTCGAGGCATCCGTCTCCCCGGCCGATGCCGCCGAAGCCCCGGAGGTCGACGAGTCCGACGAGGACGAGGATCCGTACGAGGCGTTCCGCACCGAACTGCGCAGCCTCCCCGGCAAGTGGTACGTCATCCACTCCTACGCCGGCTTCGAGCGCAAGGTCAAGGCCAACATCGAGCAGCGCAAGTCGACGCTCGAGGTCGAGGAGGACATCTACCAGATCGAGGTCCCGATGGAGGACGTCGTCGAGATCAAGAACGGGCAGCGCAAGATGGTCACGCGCGTCCGGATCCCCGGCTACGTGCTCGTCCGCATGGAGCTCAACGAGGACACCTGGTCGGTCGTGCGCCACACGCCCGGCGTGACCGGCTTCGTCGGCAACGCCCACAACCCCACCCCGCTGCGCTTCGAGGAGGCCTTCAACATGCTGAAGAGCCTCGTCGAGGTCAAGGAGGTCGCCGGTGCGAAGGGCGGTGCGGCCAAGAAGGGCGGCGCCGCCGCGGCCCGCGCCATCCCCGCCGAGGTCGACTTCGAGGTGGGCGAGACCATCACCATCAAGGAGGGCTCGTTCGCGGGCCTGCCCGGCACGATCAGCGAGATCAAGCCCGAGAGCGGCAAGCTCACGGTCCTCGTCTCGCTCTTCGAGCGCGAGACCCCGGTCGAGCTGAGCTTCGACCAGGTCACGAAGCTGTAG
- the secE gene encoding preprotein translocase subunit SecE: MVQDEPKGEVVPAEGTTAPREKKPNVFARIALFVRQVFAELRKVVTPTRQELLKYTAVVLGFVVVMMAIVYGLDVLFVWITSYVFGVPGA, from the coding sequence ATGGTTCAGGACGAGCCGAAGGGCGAAGTCGTCCCCGCCGAGGGAACGACTGCGCCCCGCGAGAAGAAGCCCAACGTCTTCGCTCGTATCGCCCTGTTCGTGCGCCAGGTCTTCGCCGAGCTCCGCAAGGTCGTCACACCGACGCGCCAGGAGCTGCTGAAGTACACGGCGGTGGTGCTGGGCTTCGTCGTCGTGATGATGGCGATCGTCTACGGCCTGGACGTGCTGTTCGTGTGGATCACGTCCTACGTCTTCGGAGTGCCCGGCGCCTGA
- a CDS encoding pyridoxamine 5'-phosphate oxidase family protein, with product MADTNDPVVALSDEQCWERLRSQELGRLVTRVGDVLDIFPVNYVVDGESVLFRTAQGSKLFELTVNDEVLFEVDDHTDAEAWSVIVRGRAHPLDRSADVERADGLGLKPWIPTLKYTYVRVEATSISGRAFERGPEPDRYGVQQY from the coding sequence ATGGCAGACACCAACGACCCCGTCGTCGCCCTCAGCGACGAGCAGTGCTGGGAGCGCCTGCGCAGCCAGGAGCTCGGCCGTCTCGTCACGCGCGTGGGCGATGTGCTGGACATCTTCCCGGTGAACTACGTCGTCGATGGCGAGAGCGTGCTGTTCCGCACCGCCCAGGGCAGCAAGCTGTTCGAGCTCACCGTCAACGACGAGGTGCTGTTCGAGGTCGACGATCACACCGATGCCGAGGCATGGAGCGTCATCGTGCGCGGACGGGCCCATCCACTCGACCGGTCGGCCGACGTCGAGCGCGCTGACGGGCTGGGCCTGAAGCCCTGGATCCCGACGCTGAAGTACACCTACGTCCGCGTCGAGGCGACGTCGATCTCAGGCCGCGCGTTCGAGCGCGGGCCCGAGCCCGACCGCTACGGCGTGCAGCAGTACTGA